The genome window TCGGAACAATTCACTTCAAAAAACCGACTTTTTACTCCCCTCGGCATCGCCTTTCAAATCAACCTCCCGCTGCTGATTTGATGCCGAATGCTGCAGGATCATGAAAATCCTGCAGATTTTTCGACATCCGTTTGTAAACAGCAGAATCAATTTGGAGGTTGATATGAACAAAACTATTTCCATACTCTGTCTTTTGCTGCTGCTATCTGTGGGTCGGGCAGCAGATCAACATCTGCATGGTATCGTCTACGGGCTGCACTTTCATGAAGCGCACCAGGATACCGTGCCGCTGGTCTATGCCAACATTTATTGGCGGGATACCACGGTCGGCACGACTTCGGACACCGAAGGCCGCTTTCATCTGCCGCTGGTCGAAAACAGTCGGCATTTGATCGTCCGTTATGTCGGCTACAAACCCGATACGTTGATGATTCTCTCGGCCGATGAGCCGGTCAAAGTCTATCTTTCGGTTTTGGAGTCTATGGAAGAGGTAACGGTGGAGGCGGAAAAACCGCATGCCCTGCACTTGCACGAGACTCCGGTCGCCACGCAGCGGATCACCCAGCAGGGGCTGCGCACGCTGGCCTGCTGCAACCTGGCCGAAAGTTTTGAAAACACCATGGCCGTGGACGTCGAACAGACCGATGCGGTCAGCGGCGCCAAGCGCATCAAGCTGCTCGGCCTGGCCGGCTTTTACACCCAGTTTCTCATCGAGAAAAATCCGACCCTGCGCGGCCTGATCAGCCCCTTCAGCCTGGAATACATCCCCGGTTTCTGGATCGAGTCGATCGACATCTCCAAAGGTACGGCGTCGGTGGCTTCCGGCTATGAATCGATTACCGGCCAAATCAATGTCGAGCTGAAAAAGCCGGAGCGCGAGGCGCCGATCGCCCTCAATCTGTACCAAAACCACCTCGGCCGTTCCGAAGCCACGCTCAGCGTCGGCCGCAAAGTGAGCGAACGCCTCTCGACGCTGCTGCTCGCTTACGGCAGCCTCAACAACCGCAAATGGGACGACGATCACGATACCTTTGTCGATATGCCGCTCGTGTCGCATTTCAGCGTCATGAACCGATGGAAGCTGAGCGCCGACCATCTATGCCACGCACAACCGCGTTCGCCGCGCCGAATGGTTCGCCAAGGCGGGAACGCTGCTGCCGGACGGTTCCAGCATCGGCCTGATTTTGTCAGGGTTCGGTCACCGGCAGGATTCCTTTTGGGGCAACAAGACCTTCGATGCGGAGGAATCG of candidate division KSB1 bacterium contains these proteins:
- a CDS encoding TonB-dependent receptor; this encodes MNKTISILCLLLLLSVGRAADQHLHGIVYGLHFHEAHQDTVPLVYANIYWRDTTVGTTSDTEGRFHLPLVENSRHLIVRYVGYKPDTLMILSADEPVKVYLSVLESMEEVTVEAEKPHALHLHETPVATQRITQQGLRTLACCNLAESFENTMAVDVEQTDAVSGAKRIKLLGLAGFYTQFLIEKNPTLRGLISPFSLEYIPGFWIESIDISKGTASVASGYESITGQINVELKKPEREAPIALNLYQNHLGRSEATLSVGRKVSERLSTLLLAYGSLNNRKWDDDHDTFVDMPLVSHFSVMNRWKLSADHLCHAQPRSPRRMVRQGGNAAAGRFQHRPDFVRVRSPAGFLLGQQDLRCGGIEPLRQPRLRKELWCAQALFRSLFPRKQSGRSLSGERNPHGRTGAGRVSRVHLQAA